Part of the Candidatus Eisenbacteria bacterium genome, CGTTGAACGAGTACTTCAACCAAGACGCGGAGGCCAGCGCTCGGAGGATCACCGTCGTCCCCTGCAGCATGTGCAGCAGCGTGGATACCTGTGAGGGGACCATCATCGCTGACACGGGTCTGACAGAGATCTACTAGGGGCGATGGCGGTGCCAGGCAACCCGGCCTCACGGAAAGGAAGAAGGCTGATGAAGGTTTCCGAGATCGTCGCAATGACGGACATAAGGCCGATCAACGAATACAGAGACAGAGACGTGGATCAAGTCTACATCTCCGACATGGTCTCGGACATCATCACGGGCGCGAAAGCCAACAGCGTTCTCATCACGCTACAGACTCACAAGAGCCTGGTCGCGGCGGCGAACCTCGTGAACGTGGCCATGGTCGTCATCGTCAGAGGCAGGAAACCAACGGAGGACGTGATCGAGCTGGCCAACAGGGCCGGCA contains:
- a CDS encoding serine kinase — translated: MAVPGNPASRKGRRLMKVSEIVAMTDIRPINEYRDRDVDQVYISDMVSDIITGAKANSVLITLQTHKSLVAAANLVNVAMVVIVRGRKPTEDVIELANRAGIGLFTYDLDTWAFAKKLTELGY